One Hevea brasiliensis isolate MT/VB/25A 57/8 chromosome 6, ASM3005281v1, whole genome shotgun sequence genomic window, tctcctttctaAACTTACACCAAAAGCATATTTTCAGCAGCATTTCAGACAAGTTCCAATCAACCAAGAATTGCAGAAAAAAATGTAGAAATTGACCTTTTAGCGGATGAACAGAGCAAAAATCACAGATTGCAAAAAATTAGCAGCAATTCTAAACAAAAGCATGCAAAttcctatcagactacaaaattatatatacactaaaaggtgaaacttaacaaacattatttttgcacttcaataaagtcctcatcagtcctaaatatcaaaattgatcctcattcaagttgcatttcacagaatttacacaaaacacaaaatcaaacatATGCTATCAAGTAGACTGCAATTTGAGCAATTTAGCACATGTTTAAAGGTGTTATCGTTTCACAGTCTTGCATAAAGTGCAGAATGTTGCTTATACTTGCTTCCCTTCAATTCTTTGTTTTTGCAACAAGTGTAaacttgcccaatcttcatgaatgacctacaaaagataagcaaatgtcacttttgagtttaatgagggtgaaaactaaaatgaaaatgaaatggaaaattaatgaactataaaaggatacgcttgggttgcctcccaagaagcgcttgtttaaggtcttaagcttgaccttctttTCAAAGCTCATGGTGGTTGGAATTGGAAAATATTACCTCCCTTCACAATAGGTGCTGAAATGAATTTATACTTCAACTTTTTCCCATTATATGTGAAAATACCTGTTGCTTTGTTCAGAATCCCAACTATGTCTTGAAGAATATTCTTACAAACTTTAGATGAATCTCCTcttttgagtgattttgatggaGGCTTGAGCTTAACTTTTGAAGCTTTATTACTAACCAAATGAGATGGTGAAGCTGACTTTTTCTTTCGCACTTTATGCTGATTGCATTGCATTGGAATAGCTTGATTTTCCTCTAGTTTAGTAACTTCAGTTTCAGCATCATGCTCTATAACATCTACCCTATAACAAGAATTCATCACAGCTGGTTCCTTGGAATGTTGGAATAAATTAAACTCTATTTCCTCCTCCCCCACTGTCAACTTCAATTTCCCATTCTTTACATCTATATTAGCTCCTGTAGTGGCTAAAAATGGCCTTCCAAGTATGATGGGCGTtcttacatcctcctccatctctagTACAATAAAATCCACTGGAATGAAAAACTTCCCAACTTTTAATGGTACATTCTCTAAAATCCCAACTGGATACTTTatagatctgtcagctaactgcaaAGAAATAGTTGTGGGCTTTAGATCTCCAATCTTTAACTTCTCACATATGGAAAGTGGCATCAAGCTAACACTAGCCCCCAAGTCACATAATGCTCTCTCAATACTTGTTtctccaatgtgacatggtatggaaaaacttCCAGGATCTTTCAGCTTAGGTGGGAGCTTGTTCTCGCATAAAGCGCTGCACTCCTCAGTAAGTGCAACAGTTTCATAATCTTCCAACCttcttttatttgataaaatctccctcaaaaacttagcataagaaggcatttgagaAATGACATCGGTGAATGGAatgttgatatacaacttcttcaaAACTTCAAGAAATTTCCCAAACTGCTTATCTAATTGTGCTTTATGAAACCTCTGAGGAAAGGGCAATGGTGGCTTGTACGGCGCAGGAGGCACATAtttctcttctattttctttttatcttctttCTCTTCATTTGCTTCCTTACTAGCTTTAGCTTTAGTTGAAGTGGATTCACTCTCACActcatctttcttttctttcaactTTACTTCAATTTCGTGTTCTTCCCCCATTACctttccacttcttaaagtaacagCATTGCACTGCTCCCTTGGATTCTCaggttggctaggaagcttcccaaaaGCTTTGCTATTTGAAGAGCTAGcctgttgagctatttgattctctaacatcttgttgtgtgttgccatttgatccactttagatgctaattgagaaatcatttcttgttgactttgatggctcacaagtagagtttcaatcatagattccaatctagctgtcttgtctagttgtgcttgttgtggtagaggtggagcatgtgcattttgaggtttagaaattccaggaggaggacctctattctgctgaaagTTCTGATGTTGTTGATATCCGTAAGGttcttgaaaattctgattttgcccttgtctacctccccaagagaaatttgggtggtttctccatcttTGGATCATAAGTTGCGTAAAATGGGTTACcactggtctttgattgtagttcccacataatccacttgctcacttgaaaaatcttgatttaGTGCAGAAAATctgctgcacaattgacatttgcagctcaATTTCTAGTGTATTACCGGAACCTCCtatgaagaatctactttcatactTAACTTGTCCATCTtctttgtcaaagcatcaaacttagcattaatcatattcatggcatcaagctcaaacataccagctggtttcttgatctcattcctctcacaactccattggtagttgttataagcaattttatcaagagcagaaaaagcttcatcttcagatttctccataaggtcacctccagaagatgcatcaattgtactcctaatagctggtgaaactccattataaaagtgttgaacaagcatccacttaggaatcccatgatgtggacatctcctttgcaaatccttgtacctctcccatgcttcatacaagctctcatcatctctaggtttaaaagaagtcagctcattcctcagcttagctgtcttgcttggtggaaaatattgagccaaaaatgcttgagaaagttcatcccatgttgtgatagaacccggtggcaaagaatgtaaccactctctagctcggtccttcagagaaaaaggaaataatctgagtcgaattgcatcatcagaaactccatttatcttcaacatatcactgatctcaagaaagtgtgccagatgcacatgtggactttcacttggatttcctccaaattgtgcttgttgtaccatttgacagagtgcaggcttctgttcaaaattattagcttctacccttggtcttgtgatacttggcatgaaatctccaatgttaggataggcatgatccttcacagagcggttgttattattgttgttgttgttgtcagccatttcttcttgtaattgctcttgctcttgtgctctttcttgttgttgttgagctttaatttcagcttttctcctcttagattctgctcttaaagcttttgctgtcttctctatttctaggtcaaagaatagattgatttcttcactttttgtccttctcataaaataaaccacctgaaaaacaaaaataaacaaattctcaaagtaaaattgtaaaaagaaataaaataaaatgcccaaattaaccaaacaaacaatcgttcaatatcaagcaaaaatcaaatccccggcaacggcgccaaaaacttgatggtaacttatccgcaagtatacgggtcgtctcaagtaataaagtgatgaatcaagtatcgttcccacgaggatttgctgtttgattactaaactatgaatgaagcgattatttgggctaatgattaatgaataaatggtaaatgtaaatgagcaaggtaaattgattaatctaattgaaatgggtaaagagcaaacaaataaattctaattctagctcgcaattaaactaaaattaacaatgggtaatttaaacgaaagtctaattatggtaaaagtgattccagagttgggggtttatgcataaattaattgggatttgtcttaggcattccaatttttagggaaaaatagagtttgaaggaaattgattctaaattcctttgatatctttttcaagcaaatcaaagtgtattctaaaataaccaaacctactttcgtatgtatttgattactttaaaacccattaagttttgtaaccaataattaattcctcttaaagtcctagtttatttctaaatctaggtgattttaagttcaatccttgattaactatcaatgaccttcacctttcggtccttcaatcaaagattaacacaatacccaatgggtaccaacattaggcaagtaaatcaagcacacaaggaaggaatcaaaactcatattcatataaaataaggaaatacccaatccaaatccacaaattaatctaaaacaaatTTCCCAactgaaatctaaagaaattactcactcatgatggtatttacaagaaatatagatggaagaataaagaaaaacatgataaaaggactgaaatgggaaaacccaggtggaagaaccaagatctctctggtttctggagctccaaactcgTCTGTGACTCCTTCTTCCTAGAGAATGGCGTCTTCTCTCCTCTTTCtatatatattttctttcctttttgttttcctttcttcctcttgtggcaaaaataaggaaatgatgaatttatatggtcccaaaagtcgcctaaaagtaaataacaa contains:
- the LOC131180643 gene encoding uncharacterized protein LOC131180643: MLENQIAQQASSSNSKAFGKLPSQPENPREQCNAVTLRSGKVMGEEHEIEVKLKEKKDECESESTSTKAKASKEANEEKEDKKKIEEKYVPPAPYKPPLPFPQRFHKAQLDKQFGKFLEVLKKLYINIPFTDVISQMPSYAKFLREILSNKRRLEDYETVALTEECSALCENKLPPKLKDPGSFSIPCHIGETSIERALCDLGASVSLMPLSICEKLKIGDLKPTTISLQLADRSIKYPVGILENVPLKVGKFFIPVDFIVLEMEEDVRTPIILGRPFLATTGANIDVKNGKLKLTVGEEEIEFNLFQHSKEPAVMNSCYRVDVIEHDAETEVTKLEENQAIPMQCNQHKVRKKKSASPSHLVSNKASKVKLKPPSKSLKRGDSSKVCKNILQDIVGILNKATGIFTYNGKKLKYKFISAPIVKGGNIFQFQPP